Genomic segment of Clostridium sp. Marseille-P299:
ATGACGGAACTACTAAGACAACAGCGTTCAAAACTCTTACAAAAGCGCTAACCAAGGCAAGTGCTGGAACAACAATTTTCGTTTTAAATGGAACCTACAGTTATTCCACTACCTTTAAATTAACAAGCAATGGTACAGCAGCTGAGCCAATTAAAATTTTAAATTATAGTGGACATGCTCCAGTAATTGATTTCTCTAGCCAAGAATATGCAGATAGCTCAAGAGGTTTTCAAATTTCAGGAAACTATTGGATTATAGCTGGTTTGACGATAACTGGTGCAGGAGATAATGGTATTCACATTAGTGGAAACTATAACCGAGTACAAGATTGTTTTATCACTAAGTGCGGAGATACTGGTTTACAAATCAGTAATGGTGGTTCTTATAATACAATCAATCGTGTTACATCCACTTATAATTATGATCAGAAGACGAATGGAGAGAATGCCGATGGTTTTGCTGCAAAATTAAGCATTGGACCAGGAAATGTGTTTACTTCATGTACAGCGCTTTATAATTCAGACGATGGATTTGATTTTTATGATGCTAAAAATTCAGTGAAAGTATATGATAGTGAAGCTTCTTATAATGGAGTCGGAGATGGTAACGGGAATGGGTTTAAAGTTGGTGGAAATTATTCCGCAGACAAACATTATCTCGAAAATTGTACTGCCATTGGAAATCGATCCAGAGGATTTGATCAAAATAACAATACGGGTTATATAACATTATTAAATTGTACTGGTACAAAAAATAATGTAAACTTTTACTTTCCAACAGCACCAGCTTCAGGGAAACATAAATTTACGGGTTGTATCTCTACAGGTGGAGCTAGTAAAGATAAAATTGTAGGCGCAACAGTTACAAATTGTTCATTTTATCAATAAAACAACAAATCACATAAGAAAATGTAATTTTGTCGCACAAATGAGAATTTGTAAATATGTGATATTAGGGGTTATAAGTGAATAATTAAGGGAAAGCCGCTGAATAAAATCTCAATGATGATATTCAGCGGCTATTATATATATATTGGAAAATTATTTAAATTGTTAAAATATTTGATGACATAGCATAATGAATTATTTATTGATCGAAAAGTACCTGTTTTTAGGATAAATTACTACTAAATCTTATTACAGTAATGTTAAAATCTTTATAACGATGAAATGAAACGGGAGAGTGAGTATCCATGCATAACGAAATAATGGCAGATAATAAAGCTAACTACGAGAGTATTAACTTATGTTTAAATCAGTATATAACAAAATGGGAACTTAGTGATATTGAAATTCTTGATAACAAAAGGAACAGCTTGGTTCTTAAATGCGACTCCGCCATCTATGGAAATGTGATAATAAAACAGCAAATGGACACTTCCTATATAAAAAGCGAATATAACGCATTAAAGGAATATAATCAAAGTCGTTTTTGTAAGGTATTTGATGCTGATTTAGAACATGGAGTATTAATCGAAGAGCAAATTTCTCCTGGAACTGAATTAAGAAAAGTGAAATCTCTGGATGAAAGATTGATGGTATTTTGTACTTTATATAAGAATCTTCATATATTTCCTAAAAATCCAGAAATATATCCATCTTACCTTGACTGGGTAAGTAATGCGATGAATTATCTAGAAGGATTAGATAATTATAGAGATTTATATATACACATGAAGGCCGCTAAGATGATATGTAGTGAACTCTTTTTTAAATATCCACAAAAAATGCTTCTCCACGGGGATTTGCATCACGATAATATACTGCTAAATCATAATGGAAGCTATACGATTATTGATCCAAAAGGGGTACTTGGTCATCCGATTTTCGATATTCCTAGATTCATTCTTAATGAAATGGAAGATGAAATAACTGCAGAGTTGTATGATAAAATTATATATGTAATTGATATATTGAGTCAGCATTTAAATATTCCTCTAAAAGACTTAAAGCAACTTTTTTATATGGAAGTATCTTTATCTGAAGCATGGAATGCTGAAAGCGGAGACTGCGTAAAGATGGAGAATATCATTTTTGCACATAGAATTCTTAATTCTTAAATTAGATATTGAATACTTAAATAACATACGTTATAAGCTTTTCGCTTTGAATATAAAAGATTTCGGCATTATGTAAAGGAACCAGCATGAATACTTTTTTTCTACACATAATACTATAAAGTTTTGTTGACTATAAAGTCTTGTTAGAAAATAAAAGGAAAATTCATACGGAGGTCAATTATGAATAATGATGTTTTTATAGGTCAAGGCCATAACCCAAACGGCCCTGATATTCCACTTGGTTTTGGGATGCTCTTAGAAGGAGAGCCTGTCGCTAAAGCCAATTTCGGATCCTTATCAAATGCTCAAAAAGTAGAATTAATTAATTATATGCAACAAGCAAAAACAGGAGAAGACTCAGAATTTAGAGTAATCAATGCGGTACAGAAGCTTAAGAATCATCAAGAAAACGAATTAATTAATAAAACAAACCATAATAAAACAAACCAAGATAAGTTTTATTAAGAATAAAGTAAAAGTATAAGTGATAGCCTTTAATAAATAGCTTTCTATGTATAATAAAATATATAAAAGGCTATTTATTTTTTTCGAATCTAAATTAAATAAATTCATTCTTTTATACATTATATGTTTACATAATATTATTATGAACATTATTAATTAAATTATTACTTAGTACTTAAATGAAATAGCAAAAAGAATTTCTATGTCTTAACAGTATTAAATGGTATTGACATTATTACTAATTAGTAATATGATGAATGTATGGAATAGAAAAAGCTTTATAATTTAAAGATGTAAGAGTACATCTTATTTTTAAAAAAATATATTACTAATTAGTACTATTGTTTATTATAAGTGGCAAATGAAACATATATCAAGTACTTTTATAAAAAGTACGTTGATTAAAAAGAAAGGAAGATGAAATATGAGTATTCGAGAAATTAAACGAACAGTAAGAGGTCAAAGAGCAGTGGATGGAGCAGGGGTAAATCTAGTTCGTGTACTAGGTGGCAATGATGTATATGATTTTGATCCATTTCTAATGCTTGATGCATTTGACTCCGTTAATCCTAAAGACTATACAAATGGTTTTCCAATGCATCCACACAGAGGAATTGAAACAGTTACATACTTAATTAAAGGTAAAATCGAGCATGAAGATAGTTTAAAAAACAAAGGTGTTATTGGAGATGGCGAATGTCAGTGGATGACAGCAGGTAGCGGAATATTACATGAAGAAATGCCGAAAGCTTCCGAGAGAATGTTAGGCCTTCAGTTATGGGTAAATCTACCAAAAGAAGATAAAATGACAATGCCTCATTATTTTGATATTTCAAAAGATATGATTCCAGTTGTTGAAGAAGATAATGCAACCATCCGTGTTATTTCAGGTGATTATAAAGGCAAAGGAAAAGGTGTTGATCCAAAGTATGTTAAGGCAACTCTTTATGATGTAACTGTAAAACCTGGCAATACCATTCGTATCGATACAAAGCCAGAAGACAATGTGTTTATTTTCCTTATTGAAGGTGATGGTAAAGTAGGTAATCAACCGATTGCAGAAAAAACAGCCGTTTTATTTGGTGAAGGTTCTGCAATCGAAGTATCTGCTACCGATAAAGAAGTAAGATTTGTTTATTTTGGTGGAAAACCATTAAAAGAGCCGATTGCTTGGGCAGGCCCAATTGTAATGAATACAGACGAAGAGTTAAATGAAGCATTTCGTGAATTACGAAAAGGTACTTTTATAAAGCATGATATAGTAAAATAAAGTAGATAAAGTGGCTGATGCAAAATAGATTTTGTTTGCGTCAGCCACTTTTTGCTTTATTCATTTAATTCAATAAATTTATTTTTACTTATTGAATATTCATATGATTTACCTATTCCACCAAATACTTTTTCTAATAATGGTTCAAATACCAATACTTGTAATACCAGTATTTTTATTTAACAGAGCTTATTTATTTGAAAAGTGAGACATTTCAATCATTTATAAGTAAAGCATTGACAATTATAATAGCATAAACTATATAATAATTATGTATCTATTTGTAAAGAAATTCGATTTAGGGCAATGAAAGTTAGTTGTACATATATTAGGATATTAGGGTTTAAAGTGATATGTTTGATAACTAACACATTAATGTGACTGCAATTACAAAAGGAGAAGGGTTAACATGCAAGCATATTTATTTGTACATTTCAAGGAAAAGCGAACACCGGATGGTGAACAAGTGTATTTTGGAATTAGCAAAGATGGATTTCATTGGGAAGAAGTAAATGATGGAAACCCTATATTGTGGAGCTATGAAGGGGATAAAGGTGTTCGTGATTTTACTATTACAAGAACAAAAGAAGGAAAGTTTATTATTATGGCTACGGATTTAAGCCTTGCTTATGGTATGCCATATCAGTATCACAATTCATGGGAAGAAGTTTCACGAAATGGAAGTAAATGCTTAGTCCTTTGGGAATCCGATGATTTGATTCACTGGTCCAATCAACGAATGATTAAACTTGGAAATGAAGATTTTGGGTGTTTATGGGCTCCTGATATTATTTATGACAAAGAAAACAATGATTACGTGATTCATTGGTCTTCTTCTCATAGTTGTAATAATTACGGATACAAAGGTATTTATTATACAAGAACGAAAGATTTTATAAGCTTTCAAGAACCAGAACTTTTATATCGTAAAGAGACGGATGGAAGTGTCATCGATTCTGCTATGTATGAAGAAAATGGGGAATACTATTGTTTCTTAAAAAGTGAAAAAGATCCTTCTAGAATCATATTGGTTAAAGGAGAGAACATTACTGGTCCTTTTAGCAGAGTACATAAATTTGATGAGTGTATGGCTGACCTTAAAGAGGGCTATTATGAGGCACCAACAGCAGTGAAACTTGAAGATGGAAGATGGTGTTTATTTTTAGACTTTTATGGTTGTAAAGCAGAGGAGCAAGGATATGTTCCATTTGTAGCAGATAGTCTATCAGAAGGGAACTTCATACGTTCTGATGAAGCCTTTGATTTCCCTTATGGTTATAAACATGGCACTATTTTAACGATTACAATGGAAGAATATGAGCGTTTAAAAGAGTATAAAAAGATGCCATCGGAACGATAGCTAAGATAGATATTTCATGGAAATTACTTGAAAATATTGTTCTATGGATGTAAGATAGATAGTTGTTAGTGATTATTTAATGCTAACAGCTATCTTTTTATTTTAGTCAGTTGAAACATGAATAAAAACGTTTTAATCGACAAAAGAATGGAGTGGATTTTCACTCTGTTATTAAGCTGTCTATGGCAGCAGGGAGGTTAAAATCATGGATTCAGAAAACAAACAGGATACGTATCACACATTATTTCATTGGAAGAGTCTTAGATTTCGGTTAGTACTTGAAGGAATTGTGGTTGGCTTATTTGCGAGTCTTATCGTAATACTTTATCGTTTTGCACTTTCAGAGTCAACAATTATAATAACTAAGGTCTATGCTTTTCTTCGTAACAAGTTATATTTTATACCTATTTTAATGTTAGCCTTTATACTAATTGCTTACATTGTTGGAATGCTACTTAAGAAAGAGCCAATGATAAGCGGTAGTGGAATTCCACAAGTTGAGGGAGTTTTACTTAAAAAGCTTCATATGAATTGGTTAAGCGTTATTATTGGTAAATTTCTAGGTGGAATATTATCAATAGGATCTGGTCTTTCCCTCGGACGAGAAGGCCCTTCCGTTCAATTAGGCGCTGCGGTAGGACAAGGTGTAAGCAAGGCCTTTAAACGAAGTAATGTTGAAGAAAAATTTCTTATAACTAGTGGTGCTAGCGCAGGACTTGCAGCAGCATTTAATGCCCCTTTAGCAGGTGTATTATTTGCATTAGAAGAAGTACATAAAAATTTTTCCCCCTTCGTATTGTTATCATCATTAGCGGCAGCTCTAACTGCAGATTATATTTCTAGCGGTTTCTTTGGTTTAAAACCAATCTTAAGTTTTGAAAGTTTATCTGTGCTACCACTGAAATCTTATATACTTATTATTATGTTAGGAATAATTATAGGGGTTTTTGGTGCTTTATTTAATTTAATGATTTTGAAAACTCAAAAATTATATTCTAAGTTCAAATTAATTCCTAAAGAGTTTCGTATTATTATACCATTATTTCTATCAATCATATTAGGTCTTTATTTACCACAGGTTCTAGGAGGAGGCCATGAGCTAATCATAAATAGCCTTACAAATGGGAATCAATCCATTAAGATGTTATTATTTGTATTGATAATTAAATTCATATTTACAATGGTATGCTACGGTTCTGGGGCACCTGGCGGTATATTTTTACCGTTATTAGCGATTGGAGCTATATCAGGAAATTTATATGGTTTATTTCTTGTGCATTTTTTAAACTTAGATCCTATATATATCAATAGTTTTATTATATTGGCAATGGCAGGTTATTTTACCGCAATTGTTCGAGCACCTATTACAGGAATTATTCTGATTACTGAAATGACTGGATCTTTTACACATTTGTTATCCATTTCATTGATATCTGTAACAGCGTATGTTGTAGCTGATTTATTAGGTTCGAAACCTATTTATGAATCTTTGTTGGAGCGATTCTTAGAAAATCAGGGAAACGTAAAATCTAGTAATACGAAACATAAGACTCTTTTGGAATTTGCCGTATGTATGGGTTCTGTTTTTGATGGTAAACAAATTAAAGAGATTAAATTGCCAGCTCATTGTTTGTTGGTGTCTATAAGAAGAGGGGAAGATGAAATAATTCCAAAGGGTGATACACTAATTAATGCTGGTGATTATTTGATTGTTCTTGTAGATGACAATATGGTATCTCAAATAAACGATGTCTTTCATAATTTAGTGGAAGCAAAATAACTATAAGTCATAAGATTATAAGATTTAGCTTTTTCGGATTAAAAGGGATTTGTAAATAGAATTACAAATCCCTTTTTTCATACATTGAATAATCATATAGCAAGCACGATTGTCTGTGTTGTATTCTTAAATTAACTTCCTAAATATTTCGAAAGGTGGTTATTTTTAGATTTACTTGTTATCTTTACTATATAAATATATTTTATAAAAAGATATATTTATATAGTGAAAATTAGTGTATAATTATTCTAATGTATAAATTTAACATTTTAAATAACTTAAGGCACTTATAGGTTAGTGAATTGTTAATATCCACTTTTTTAGGCAAAGGAGATCGTATGTTAATCGCTTTAATTCATGGTCAAAATCATAAAGGTTCGTCATATCACATAGGTAGAATACTTGCTGAAAAACTGGAGAAAGAAGATAACATTAAGGAGGTATTTCTACCGAAAGATATGCCTCATTTTTGCTGCGGTTGTACGAATTGTTTTATGAAAGACGAAACGTTATGTCCGCATTATAATACAGTTAATCCGATTACTAATATTTTAGATGAAGCAGATGTATTGATTTTTACAACCCCTGTATATGTTTATCACGCGACTGGATCAATGAAAGTCTTGTTGGACCATTATGGATACCGATGGATGGTACATCGTCCAGAAGAAAAGATGTTTTCAAAACAAGCAGTTTGTATTTCAACAGCAGCAGGCGGTGGCATGAAATCGGCTTGTAAGGATATTAAAGATAGTTTGTTTTATTGGGGTGTTGGTAAAATTTATTGCTATGGTGTTGCTGTATATGCGACTTCCTGGAAGGGGATTTCAAATAAGAAAAGGGCAGTAATTGAAAATAAAGTTAATAAATTAGCGAAGAAAATCATTAAAAATGATGGGCATGTCCGAGTTTCTATGAAAACAAAAGTTTATTTTAATATTATGCGACTTATGCAAAAAAGTGGATGGAATTCAGTAGATGTTACTTATTGGAAACAGAAAGGATGGGATCAAAAGAAGCGTCCTTGGAAATAGAAAGCGTATTACATAATATAACTAGTAAAGGTGGCAAAAATGTTAAAACGAAATAAAAGAATTGGAATTTTAATTACTATAGGTGTTGCTATGTTTACGATTGGTATATTTCTTTATAATCGATATAACACCAATAGAATATATGACAGGGTCTTGCGACAAGATGGATACCAGTTGTATGAAATACAAAATCCTGTAACGTTTACTGTATTTATAGATCCTGAATGGATTCCTACAAGGAATGGTGAAGAAATGCAGCTAAATAAAGAGCTCTGTAAAATTAATAATGTGAATATCATTCTTGAAAGAACAATACACCGAGGAAATGATATTTATTTTGTTTTTGATGCCATTCCAGTGGTAGGGTATAAAGAAGGTGAATTTCTATCTCATTATATTATACACCAAGATGGAACTAGCTCTACGGCGGATAACATTAATATGTTTCATGTCTATAATAATGAGAATACCGTTATAGATGTTGGCCAACATGGGTTTGGTCCTAGTTCACAATTTAGCTTTGGTCTTAATATTGAAAATTATGACTTATTTGCAGATGGTTTTTATATGGACTATAATAGTTCCATTATATATGGGTATTATCGGATTGAGTAATATTAATCTACATTCATTCCCTGATGCACGATTTCTTTTGGTATAATTATAACGACTTTACGTAAATCCAATATTATATATTATATTAAGTAAATTAACCTCAAATTAATTTCAGGAGCAATAATATGATAAACAATAGAAGTAATACAACATTAAAAGTTAGATATTCTCAGTTTGATACAGAGTCTATAAAAGAAAATTTACTCGTTCATTATAATTTAAAAGGACCAGTAACTTGCAGATTTTACGATTATGGTATGAACGATATATACATTATCAATGCAGGAGAAGAAGTCTATTATTTACGAATTTCATTGACCGGTATGCATCATCAGAATGATTATGAACAAGAGGTTCAAATCATTAATGAATTATATGAACAAGGTATTTCCGTGGCAGCACCAGTTTGTTGCAAGGATGGACATTATGTAAGCGTAGTAAATGCACCAGAAGGGATTCGATATGCTGTTTTATTTCAAGAAGCTAAAAACTCACCATCAAATGACAACATAACTCGTACTTATAATCTTGGTGTTATGGTTGCTAAAATGCATAATATTGCTGATAGCAGGAATTTTACCCTAACCAGAGAGCCCCTTGACTTACAAAATCTTACCGTTAAACCACTTGAACAGCTAAAACCTTATTTAAAGAATCGTAAAGAAGATATTGATTTTTTAGAAAATGCAGCAAAAGAGCTATATTGTTATGTTAAGAGTAATTTCAAATATGAAAAACCTTACTTTGGCTTTTGTCATGGGGACATACATAAAGGCAATGTATTCTTTGAAGGAGAAAATCCAACAATTTTTGACTTTGATTGTATGGGTAATGGATTCCGAATTTATGATATCTGTACCTATGCATGGAATGAAAGCTTTGATAATAAAACATATTTAGAGAGCGATGAATGGCTGGCTTTTATAAGAGGATACAATACCGTTAGGCAGTTAACAGAACTTGAATTATCATCAATAAGTGCATTTATTGCTTTGCGTGAACTTTGGTTACTTGGAATTAATTCAGATGTAATGAATCGTAATGCTGGATGTTGTTGGTTTAATGATGAATATTTAAATCAACAGATCGATATTTTTAAGTTTTGGTACCATCGAACATTTAATAAACTATATTAAATTCATAATATAGCATGCATAATAAGGGGGGATATACGATGAAAAAACTTCCGAAAGCGGATTATAAACGTTTGAAATCATGGATTTATATGTATGCAAGACCACTTGATTTCGCATGGTGGAAATGTTTGATTGAAAATGAGAGTAACCAATTGTTTATTGACGTTATGTCTGTGTATCAAAATGAGGATGGTGGAATTGGACATGGAATCGAACCAGCTTCTTTTAATCCTTTTTCATCGCCATATCAGACAAGTTGGTGGAACCCAGAGGATCTTTTAGAGCTTGGAATTGGTAAGGATAGTACCATTGTCAAAGGTAATTTAAAATATCTTGATAGCGGGGCTTATCTTACTGAAGAAGGATGGCCTTGGAGTATTCCTTTGGATAATAATTATCCTCATGAGCCTTGGATGGAGTATCATGGTGGAAATTTTTCTGGTTATGATCTGTCAGTTACTACAAGACTTCTAGGTATTATTTTTTTATATGCAGAAAAAGAAACGGATTTATTTAATAAAGGTGTAGCGATAGCAAATAATTTGCTCTCTAAGTTTGAGGATTATGCCAATGAATATTTTAATCAAGGCGGATATGAATTAGGGTCTTACATGGAATTAAGTTATGCAATAAATGACTATGAGACACTAAGCCACTATATTGAACATGCTAATTTAGAAGATTACTTTGATTATAAGATAATCAAAGAACGATTGAAGGATAAACCAATTAATAATGATGATGAAAAAGAGTTGGACGAACTAATTGAGGTTATGAAAAGTGACAATTATCTGGAATTAGCTGATTTAACATACTGTGATAAGGATAAATACTTAAAGGAAGTTTCAATTAGTTTGTATTGGTGGGTTGCAGATAAAATTATTAAAGATGTATATCGATTAAAAAAGGCAGAGCGTTTGGAGTGATTTATTACCCTATTTATTAACCATTTAATTCGCTTATGCTAATTAATATATAGTAAATGTGATTGACATAGATTATTATAATATGCCATTTTTGTGTTGTAATTGTATTGTAATCTATAATTCACTTAATTATAGAATATGTATCAAATCTTTTCATAAATATATTATTGGAGGGATTGAGATGCATAGATTAAGAAAAAATAATAAAAAGATATTTTTATTATTATTAATTTTAGACATTTTACTTGCAAGCTGTCTATTTATAAAAAGTGATTTAGCTAACGACAAAAAAACTATTACAGCCCATTTAACAAAGGATCAAGAAAAAAATTGTGATAGTCTATTGATAAATACATATCTTACAAAGATTATAGAGGCATCTGATGAGTTTTATAAGGAATACTACAGAATTTTACCAACTCTAAATTATTATAGTATATACGTAAAAGAATATATTTCGGATAGTCGATTAAGCCAAATTACTTTTACATCCAAGCCTTATTTAGGGCCACATGATACCATTGGTGTGGATGAAATTACTTTCACAGCGGACTATTTAGGTAGTGTAGAGCTGAAAAGTTTTGTTCACCTCCTAAGTTATCATTTGCCTGATAACTTAAAAGACCTTGAATTAAAAGATTTTCCTGAACATTACTATAAAGACTGACAATATACCATAAAATCATATGGAAAACAAATATGACTGGATTATATCGTGAAAAAATCAGATGAATAACTTATTTTAAAACAATATTATACTAGGAGGTTCATATGGATGCAAATAAAAAAGAATTTAATTTTAACAAGCTTCATTTAACACCTCGTATTTTAAAATACTTATCACTTGTTATATTGATTGGAATAATAATTTTACTATTCAAAGTAATTCATACGTCTACTATTAATAATGCTAAGCCAGAAGCTTTGTACAAGAAAGATAACTCCGTTGATTTGTTAGTATATAGGGATACCGCGTATATCAATGCTAGTGGAATTGACTGGATGAATGAATTACAATTAACGAGTTCAAATCAACTTGGTACGATTAAGAGAACTAATATTAAAAAAAGATTCAAAAATTTTGATGCAACAAAATTAGAAGTAGGTACGGATATTTATTCTACTAAGGAACGAGATGATATTGTTCTTGTCAAAATTGGTGATAACTATGTGCCCTATTACAGGATAGTGGAAGGATAAAAATAGTATCACGTAAATATAATTCCCAGTTGAAGACATATTTTTGAAAACACATATAAAATATGCTATAATTTAACAATTAATCAACTTATTATAAGCTTAGAGGAGAATAATTATGAACGGAAGATATGAACATAAGGGAAAAGAAGATAAACCGGTCATAGCTATTTGTTATGACTTTGATAAAACGTTAACTCCAGATGATATGCAAGCACAAGGTTATATTCAAGATGTAGGCTATGATGTACAAAAATTTTGGGAAGAGTCTAATTTGTTAGCTAGAATGAATGATATGGACTCTAATTTAGCATATATGTATAAGATGGTGCAAGAAGCAGAAGGGCAACTTGTCTTAAAAAGAGAAGCATTACAAGAATATGGAGCAAAAGTATCTTTATATGATGGTGTTTCAGAATGGTTTAGCAGAATTAGAGAATATGGACGAAATAAAGGAATTATAATTGAACATTACATAATTTCATCAGGCCTAAAAGAAATGATAGAAGGAACTGTAATGGCGAAGAATAATGAATTTGAAAGAATATATGCAAGTTCTTTTTACTTTAATGACCGAGGTGTCGCAAAGTGGCCAGCTCAAGCAATTAACTACACTAATAAAACACAGTTTTTATTTAGAATACAAAAAGGTGTATTAGATATTAATGATCCTGCTGTAAATGATTATTTTAAGCCAGAGGATTTAAGAGTCCCTTTTAGAAATATGATCTATATCGGAGACAGTGATACTGATATTCCTTGTATGAAATTAGTTCACGCAAATGGTGGGCATTCTATCGGGGTTTATGATCCAAAACAAGATGATAAAAGTAAAGTTTACCGAATGATGAATGCAAATCGAATTAAATATTTCGCTCCTGCTGATTATAGGGAAGCTTCACCACTGGATAAGCTTGTTAAATCGATTATTGATAAAACAATTGCATATGAAGAGCTGGAGCGTATATATGAAAAAGACAAAAAAGAAGCCGCTGGAGCTAATTCTTAAAAGTATAAACAATATGTTATGAAGATATATGATGATAATCTTATTATTATCCAAACGAATGAGCTAGAGCTAATAATTTTGATAGATGTAAGACTGATCAGTACTAAACAGAAGATGTAAAAACAGATTATATAATTAAACTATGATAGTATTTAAATTTGTTCTTGCGATTTTGAGTTATTGCTAATTTTCATAGTTACTAAGGAGTTATTCTATAAATGTCAAATAAAAATACAATTTTAAAACAAGCTGGTATCCTAGTAATGGCTGGTATCCTTAGTAGGATAATCGGCTTTATTTATAGAATTCCCTTAACTGGTATCATCGGAAATCTAGGCAATGGATATTATGGTTTTGCATATTTAATATATGCAAATGTGCTATTAATAACATCATATAGTATACCAGGTGCTGTCTCAAAAGTTATTGCAGAACGCTTAGCCATGAAAGAATATCGAAATGCTCAAAGAGTATTTCATTGTTCATTCATCTATGTTATTATCGTGGGCGGTATCGCAAGTATTGTAACATTTTTCATTGCACCATATCTAGTAAGGGAAGAATCTGTAGCGGTTCTAAGAGTATTATGCCCGACTATATTTTTCTCGGGAATATTAGGTGTTTATCGAGGTTATTTTCAAGCGCACAAAACAATGGTGCAGTCAAGTATATCACAGATTTTAGAGCAGATTATGAATGCTATCATCAGCGTTATGTTGGCTGCAGTTTTTGTGCAATTGGCAAGTGGAACGGATGAAAGAAATATCGCTGTGAATGGAGCAATAGGCAGTGCTTTAGGCACAGGCGCTGGTGTCCTAGCAGCCCTTCTCTTTATGATTATCGTGTATCAATACAA
This window contains:
- a CDS encoding DUF3888 domain-containing protein; protein product: MHRLRKNNKKIFLLLLILDILLASCLFIKSDLANDKKTITAHLTKDQEKNCDSLLINTYLTKIIEASDEFYKEYYRILPTLNYYSIYVKEYISDSRLSQITFTSKPYLGPHDTIGVDEITFTADYLGSVELKSFVHLLSYHLPDNLKDLELKDFPEHYYKD
- a CDS encoding HAD family hydrolase, coding for MNGRYEHKGKEDKPVIAICYDFDKTLTPDDMQAQGYIQDVGYDVQKFWEESNLLARMNDMDSNLAYMYKMVQEAEGQLVLKREALQEYGAKVSLYDGVSEWFSRIREYGRNKGIIIEHYIISSGLKEMIEGTVMAKNNEFERIYASSFYFNDRGVAKWPAQAINYTNKTQFLFRIQKGVLDINDPAVNDYFKPEDLRVPFRNMIYIGDSDTDIPCMKLVHANGGHSIGVYDPKQDDKSKVYRMMNANRIKYFAPADYREASPLDKLVKSIIDKTIAYEELERIYEKDKKEAAGANS
- a CDS encoding flavodoxin family protein; this encodes MLIALIHGQNHKGSSYHIGRILAEKLEKEDNIKEVFLPKDMPHFCCGCTNCFMKDETLCPHYNTVNPITNILDEADVLIFTTPVYVYHATGSMKVLLDHYGYRWMVHRPEEKMFSKQAVCISTAAGGGMKSACKDIKDSLFYWGVGKIYCYGVAVYATSWKGISNKKRAVIENKVNKLAKKIIKNDGHVRVSMKTKVYFNIMRLMQKSGWNSVDVTYWKQKGWDQKKRPWK
- a CDS encoding phosphotransferase, which encodes MINNRSNTTLKVRYSQFDTESIKENLLVHYNLKGPVTCRFYDYGMNDIYIINAGEEVYYLRISLTGMHHQNDYEQEVQIINELYEQGISVAAPVCCKDGHYVSVVNAPEGIRYAVLFQEAKNSPSNDNITRTYNLGVMVAKMHNIADSRNFTLTREPLDLQNLTVKPLEQLKPYLKNRKEDIDFLENAAKELYCYVKSNFKYEKPYFGFCHGDIHKGNVFFEGENPTIFDFDCMGNGFRIYDICTYAWNESFDNKTYLESDEWLAFIRGYNTVRQLTELELSSISAFIALRELWLLGINSDVMNRNAGCCWFNDEYLNQQIDIFKFWYHRTFNKLY